One genomic segment of Carassius carassius chromosome 21, fCarCar2.1, whole genome shotgun sequence includes these proteins:
- the ifrd2 gene encoding interferon-related developmental regulator 2 isoform X1, whose protein sequence is MPRNKKGKRGGNSSSKGSLRQEVLQLQLSKTAVSRAGRNGMRGESGVSDDDLASEVLSHYSSASESASVIEEGTGEVVDEQTAQEETEDKLKQCIDNLMDKSAKTRLAALESLRLAFSSRVLYEFLLERRFTISDCLERSLKKGGGEEQAAAATVCALLCVQLGGGVEGEEGFKMLRPILSSILIDSCASLSARQSCARALGMCCYVSASEDAEDLLKSIGHLESVFVGAYPLGDGSLPSVKAGIPALHSAALQSWALLCTLCPASRINTILNHHMPRLHACLESSEVNFRIAVGETIALLYELGRDIDQEFEYEDCDALCDSLKNLATDGNKHRAKNDRRKQRSIFREVLHYIENEDFTEEKIQFGIEAIYIDGWMRHRIYDAFKEVLESGVRHHLQFNPLLRDIFGLGPPLILDASVKASRISRTERHLFNSAAFKARTKLRNKVRDKRADVM, encoded by the exons ATGCCACGAAACAAAAAGGGGAAACGCGGCGGGAACAGCTCCAGTAAGG GCTCACTTCGACAGGAAGTGCTTCAGCTGCAGTTGTCAAAGACAGCCGTATCACGTGCAG GGAGAAATGGGATGAGAGGCGAGTCTGGTGTGAGTGATGATGATTTGGCGTCGGAGGTTCTCAGTCACTACAGCAGCGCAAGCGAGAGTGCATCAGTCATAGAGGAAGGCACAG GTGAGGTAGTAGATGAACAAACTGCTCAGGAAGAAACAGAAGACAAACTGAAGCAGTGCATCGACAATCTGATGGACAAAAG tgctAAGACCCGTCTGGCTGCACTAGAAAGTCTCCGCTTGGCGTTTTCTTCCAGAGTCCTGTATGAGTTTTTGTTAGAGAGACGTTTCACCATCAGTGACTGTCTGGAAAGGAGCTTGAAGAAAG GTGGAGGAGAGGAGCAGGCCGCTGCTGCTACAGTGTGTGCTCTCTTGTGCGTGCAGCTTGGGGGAGGAGTTGAAGGCGAGGAGGGCTTTAAGATGCTCCGCCCCATCCTCAGCtccattttgattgacagctgtgccAGCCTGTCAGCTCGACAGAGT TGCGCTCGAGCTCTGGGTATGTGCTGCTACGTGTCTGCCTCAGAAGATGCAGAG GATCTGCTAAAATCTATTGGTCATTTGgagagtgtgtttgtgggtgCATATCCCCTGGGTGATGGCAGTCTGCCATCTGTCAAAGCCGGGATCCCTGCGCTCCACAGCGCCGCCCTTCAGTCTTGGGCTTTGCTCTGCACCCTTTGCCCTGCATCACGCATCAACACCATTCTGAACCA CCACATGCCACGTCTACACGCGTGTTTAGAAAGCAGTGAGGTGAACTTCAGGATTGCTGTGGGAGAGACCATTGCTCTGCTGTATGAACTGGGACGGGACATCGATCAG GAGTTTGAGTATGAGGACTGCGATGCATTGTGTGACAGTCTAAAGAACCTGGCAACTGATGGAAACAAACATCGTGCTAAAAATGACCGCAGGAAACAACGCTCAATCTTCAGAGAGGTGCTGCACTACATCGAG AATGAAGATTTCACAGAGGAGAAGATCCAGTTTGGGATTGAGGCCATCTACATTGATGGCTGGATGCGCCACAGGATTTATGATGCCTTTAAGGAAGTGCTTGAGTCTGGAGTCAGACACCACCTACAG tttaatcCTTTGTTGAGGGATATTTTTGGACTTGGACCTCCTCTCATCCTGGATGCGTCTGTCAAAGCCAGCAGGATCTCCCGCACGGAGAGG CATTTGTTTAACTCTGCTGCATTCAAAGCCCGGACTAAATTAAGGAACAAAGTGAGGGACAAACGTGCCGACGTAATGTGA
- the ifrd2 gene encoding interferon-related developmental regulator 2 isoform X2: MPRNKKGKRGGNSSSKGRNGMRGESGVSDDDLASEVLSHYSSASESASVIEEGTGEVVDEQTAQEETEDKLKQCIDNLMDKSAKTRLAALESLRLAFSSRVLYEFLLERRFTISDCLERSLKKGGGEEQAAAATVCALLCVQLGGGVEGEEGFKMLRPILSSILIDSCASLSARQSCARALGMCCYVSASEDAEDLLKSIGHLESVFVGAYPLGDGSLPSVKAGIPALHSAALQSWALLCTLCPASRINTILNHHMPRLHACLESSEVNFRIAVGETIALLYELGRDIDQEFEYEDCDALCDSLKNLATDGNKHRAKNDRRKQRSIFREVLHYIENEDFTEEKIQFGIEAIYIDGWMRHRIYDAFKEVLESGVRHHLQFNPLLRDIFGLGPPLILDASVKASRISRTERHLFNSAAFKARTKLRNKVRDKRADVM, encoded by the exons ATGCCACGAAACAAAAAGGGGAAACGCGGCGGGAACAGCTCCAGTAAGG GGAGAAATGGGATGAGAGGCGAGTCTGGTGTGAGTGATGATGATTTGGCGTCGGAGGTTCTCAGTCACTACAGCAGCGCAAGCGAGAGTGCATCAGTCATAGAGGAAGGCACAG GTGAGGTAGTAGATGAACAAACTGCTCAGGAAGAAACAGAAGACAAACTGAAGCAGTGCATCGACAATCTGATGGACAAAAG tgctAAGACCCGTCTGGCTGCACTAGAAAGTCTCCGCTTGGCGTTTTCTTCCAGAGTCCTGTATGAGTTTTTGTTAGAGAGACGTTTCACCATCAGTGACTGTCTGGAAAGGAGCTTGAAGAAAG GTGGAGGAGAGGAGCAGGCCGCTGCTGCTACAGTGTGTGCTCTCTTGTGCGTGCAGCTTGGGGGAGGAGTTGAAGGCGAGGAGGGCTTTAAGATGCTCCGCCCCATCCTCAGCtccattttgattgacagctgtgccAGCCTGTCAGCTCGACAGAGT TGCGCTCGAGCTCTGGGTATGTGCTGCTACGTGTCTGCCTCAGAAGATGCAGAG GATCTGCTAAAATCTATTGGTCATTTGgagagtgtgtttgtgggtgCATATCCCCTGGGTGATGGCAGTCTGCCATCTGTCAAAGCCGGGATCCCTGCGCTCCACAGCGCCGCCCTTCAGTCTTGGGCTTTGCTCTGCACCCTTTGCCCTGCATCACGCATCAACACCATTCTGAACCA CCACATGCCACGTCTACACGCGTGTTTAGAAAGCAGTGAGGTGAACTTCAGGATTGCTGTGGGAGAGACCATTGCTCTGCTGTATGAACTGGGACGGGACATCGATCAG GAGTTTGAGTATGAGGACTGCGATGCATTGTGTGACAGTCTAAAGAACCTGGCAACTGATGGAAACAAACATCGTGCTAAAAATGACCGCAGGAAACAACGCTCAATCTTCAGAGAGGTGCTGCACTACATCGAG AATGAAGATTTCACAGAGGAGAAGATCCAGTTTGGGATTGAGGCCATCTACATTGATGGCTGGATGCGCCACAGGATTTATGATGCCTTTAAGGAAGTGCTTGAGTCTGGAGTCAGACACCACCTACAG tttaatcCTTTGTTGAGGGATATTTTTGGACTTGGACCTCCTCTCATCCTGGATGCGTCTGTCAAAGCCAGCAGGATCTCCCGCACGGAGAGG CATTTGTTTAACTCTGCTGCATTCAAAGCCCGGACTAAATTAAGGAACAAAGTGAGGGACAAACGTGCCGACGTAATGTGA